One region of Eupeodes corollae chromosome 1, idEupCoro1.1, whole genome shotgun sequence genomic DNA includes:
- the LOC129938544 gene encoding N-alpha-acetyltransferase 20, with product MTTLRPFTCDDMFKFNNVNFDPLTETYGLTFYTQYLARWPEYFQVAESPSGEIMGYIMGKSEGPRENWHGHVTCLTVSPDYRRLGLAALLMNFLEDVSEKKRAYFVDLFVRVSNKVAINMYRNLGYIIYRTVLEYYSGDRDEDAYDMRKALSRDVEKKSVIPFTHPVRLEDVD from the exons atgacaacCCTTCGCCCTTTCACTTGTGATGATATGTTCAAGTTCAACAATGT GAATTTTGATCCATTGACTGAAACTTACGGACTAACCTTCTACACCCAATATCTGGCACGCTGGCCAGAATACTTTCAAGTCGCCGAATCACCCAGTGGCGAAATAATGGGTTATA TAATGGGAAAGTCTGAAGGACCTCGGGAAAATTGGCATGGACATGTGACCTGCTTGACTGTTTCTCCGGACTACCGCCGATTAGGATTGGCTGCACTTTTGATGAACTTCCTTGAAGACGTTTCTGAGAA AAAACGTGCCTACTTCGTTGATCTCTTCGTGCGAGTGAGCAATAAAGTGGCCATCAATATGTACAGAAACCTGGGCTACATAATCTATCGAACGGTTCTGGAATACTACTCAGGAGATCGAGACGAAGATGCCTACG ATATGCGAAAGGCTCTGTCGCGGGACGTGGAAAAGAAGTCGGTCATACCATTTACACATCCAGTACGGCTAGAGGATGTTGATTGA